From the genome of Mycobacterium dioxanotrophicus, one region includes:
- a CDS encoding PucR family transcriptional regulator, translated as MPEPVTADFSARMQLIVDVLAQSLGRAVLLDDEELHPITHSRQLGELDDVRVHSVLQRETRAEVKAALFGVGIGTANSAMWTPAFPQHGLVPRYCVPVRTATERFGYLWILDRDGALPAEGQRLAEQAGADLLAILDRRNATLRAEESAQQTLLTRLLGAASGEQAEQAVRELQARDMAQPDSTVSVFVFEPGTPGAGDPVDHTMALRLRLAATDRSRQWFTVAGTPTTVLAVARRAAATVSPAPSLDVADTAADIVADAIAASYGIRPAIGASTERLPITQAAVALRQARTALRLGQIGASDQQVTAWSKLGSWRTLALLAEAYGSDRLIELIHPGIVALIDARRDDLVHTLEVYLGTGGDARRTAEELYLHRSTLYYRLEKLTEAVGGDLGDGEIRFELMLGIRLARFAGLYQPHTPSGGRPTAV; from the coding sequence GTGCCCGAGCCGGTGACCGCTGACTTCAGCGCCCGCATGCAGCTGATCGTCGACGTGCTCGCCCAGTCCCTGGGCCGGGCCGTGCTGCTCGACGACGAAGAGCTGCACCCGATCACCCACAGTCGCCAGCTCGGTGAACTCGACGATGTCCGCGTGCACAGCGTGCTGCAGCGCGAGACCCGCGCCGAGGTCAAGGCCGCCCTGTTCGGCGTGGGGATCGGCACCGCGAACTCTGCGATGTGGACCCCGGCTTTCCCGCAGCACGGTTTGGTGCCCCGGTACTGCGTGCCTGTCCGCACGGCGACCGAGCGCTTCGGCTACCTGTGGATCCTCGACCGCGACGGGGCGTTGCCCGCCGAAGGCCAGCGGCTGGCCGAGCAGGCCGGTGCCGACCTTTTGGCCATTCTCGACCGGCGCAATGCCACGTTGCGCGCGGAGGAATCCGCCCAGCAGACGCTGCTCACGCGGTTGCTCGGCGCCGCATCCGGTGAGCAGGCCGAGCAGGCGGTGCGGGAACTGCAGGCCAGAGACATGGCCCAGCCCGACAGCACCGTGAGCGTGTTCGTGTTCGAGCCGGGCACGCCGGGCGCAGGCGATCCCGTCGACCACACCATGGCGCTGCGGCTGCGGCTGGCCGCGACCGACCGGTCGCGCCAGTGGTTCACCGTCGCGGGCACGCCGACGACAGTGCTGGCCGTGGCGCGTCGCGCAGCCGCGACGGTCTCCCCTGCACCGAGCCTCGACGTCGCCGATACCGCGGCCGACATCGTGGCCGACGCCATCGCCGCCAGCTACGGCATCCGGCCCGCGATCGGCGCGTCGACCGAGCGGCTGCCGATCACGCAGGCCGCCGTCGCGCTGCGACAGGCCCGCACGGCGCTGCGGCTGGGGCAGATCGGCGCGTCCGATCAGCAGGTCACGGCGTGGTCGAAGCTCGGGTCCTGGAGAACCCTTGCGCTGCTTGCCGAGGCCTATGGCTCCGACCGGCTCATCGAGCTCATCCATCCCGGCATCGTCGCCCTGATCGACGCACGTCGCGACGACCTCGTCCACACCCTCGAGGTGTACCTCGGCACCGGTGGCGATGCGCGCCGCACCGCCGAGGAGCTCTACCTGCACCGCTCCACGCTGTATTACCGGCTGGAGAAACTGACCGAGGCCGTCGGCGGCGATCTGGGTGACGGCGAGATCCGGTTCGAGCTGATGCTCGGCATCCGGCTGGCCCGATTTGCCGGGCTGTACCAGCCGCACACACCGAGCGGCGGCCGTCCGACAGCTGTCTGA
- a CDS encoding 5-formyltetrahydrofolate cyclo-ligase, whose protein sequence is MTPPTKSELRAALLRARRAIPRELHAAEAEALCGWLPGLVGAGQTVCAYVPVGSEPGSIALLDRLLELGSRVLLPVARNGADGVPLPLQWADYRPGTLQPADFGLREPAPPYLPAETVNQAAMILVPALAVDRSGARLGRGAGFYDRTLSAVRAGTKLVAVVRDDELLDALPAEPHDIRMTHVMTPTGGVALLAP, encoded by the coding sequence GTGACCCCACCGACGAAGAGCGAGCTACGAGCCGCGCTCCTGCGGGCGCGACGCGCGATACCGCGGGAGCTACACGCCGCGGAGGCCGAGGCGCTGTGCGGCTGGTTACCCGGACTTGTCGGCGCCGGCCAGACCGTGTGCGCGTACGTGCCAGTCGGTTCCGAACCGGGCTCCATCGCACTCCTTGATCGGTTGCTCGAGCTCGGCAGCCGGGTGCTGCTCCCCGTGGCCCGCAACGGCGCCGACGGAGTTCCGCTGCCGCTGCAGTGGGCCGACTATCGGCCGGGCACCCTGCAGCCGGCAGATTTCGGACTGCGCGAACCTGCACCCCCCTATTTACCCGCCGAGACGGTGAATCAAGCCGCCATGATCCTGGTGCCCGCGCTGGCCGTGGACCGATCCGGTGCGCGGCTGGGGCGCGGCGCCGGCTTCTACGACCGCACCCTGAGTGCGGTGCGCGCGGGGACCAAACTGGTCGCCGTGGTGCGTGACGACGAACTGCTCGACGCGTTGCCCGCCGAACCCCACGACATCCGGATGACGCACGTGATGACGCCGACAGGGGGTGTCGCCCTCCTTGCGCCGTGA
- a CDS encoding UTP--glucose-1-phosphate uridylyltransferase — translation MTTSAKPPALPIPYTAVVPAAGLGTRFLPATKTVPKELLPVVDTPGIELVAAEAAEAGAERLIIVTSEGKDSVVAHFVEDLVLEGTLAARGKVKMLEKVRRAPALIKVESVVQAEPLGLGHAVSCVEASLHPDEDAISVLLPDDLVLPTGVLETMSRARSKRGGSVLCAIEVPGDDISAYGVFDVEPVADSNNPNVLRVKGMVEKPKPEDAPSHYAAAGRYVLDRAIFDALRRVPRGVGGEIQLTDAIALLIEEGHPVHVVVHRGARHDLGNPGGYLMAAVDFALERDDYGPELRRWLVERLGLAEH, via the coding sequence ATGACCACGTCTGCGAAGCCGCCTGCGCTGCCTATTCCGTACACGGCGGTTGTTCCGGCTGCGGGCCTGGGGACACGGTTTCTCCCCGCCACGAAGACAGTGCCCAAAGAACTGCTGCCGGTGGTCGACACACCGGGCATCGAACTCGTCGCCGCCGAGGCGGCGGAGGCCGGTGCCGAGCGGCTGATCATCGTCACCTCAGAAGGTAAGGACAGCGTCGTCGCGCACTTCGTCGAGGACCTGGTCCTGGAGGGCACGCTCGCGGCCCGCGGCAAGGTGAAGATGCTCGAGAAGGTGCGGCGGGCCCCTGCTCTGATCAAGGTGGAATCGGTCGTGCAGGCCGAGCCGCTCGGGTTGGGCCACGCCGTGAGCTGTGTCGAGGCGAGCCTGCATCCCGACGAAGACGCGATCTCCGTGCTGCTGCCCGACGACCTGGTGTTGCCGACCGGCGTGCTGGAGACGATGTCGCGGGCCCGGTCCAAGCGCGGCGGCTCGGTGCTGTGCGCCATCGAGGTGCCCGGCGACGACATCAGCGCCTACGGCGTGTTCGACGTGGAACCTGTTGCCGACTCCAACAATCCGAACGTGCTGCGGGTCAAGGGCATGGTCGAGAAGCCGAAGCCCGAGGACGCTCCGTCGCACTACGCCGCGGCCGGCCGCTACGTGCTGGACCGGGCGATTTTCGATGCACTGCGCCGGGTTCCGCGGGGGGTGGGCGGCGAGATCCAGCTCACCGACGCCATCGCGCTGTTGATCGAAGAAGGCCATCCCGTGCACGTGGTGGTGCACCGCGGCGCTCGACACGACCTGGGAAATCCCGGCGGCTACCTGATGGCTGCGGTTGACTTTGCGTTGGAACGCGACGACTACGGCCCCGAGTTGCGGCGGTGGTTGGTCGAACGGTTGGGCCTGGCCGAGCACTGA
- the glp gene encoding molybdotransferase-like divisome protein Glp, protein MRSVEEQQARVAAAAVAPRPVRVAIAEAQGLMCAEEVVTERPMPGFDQAAIDGYAVRSVDVLGVSDDGDADEGSNGEISLPVMGSIEAGARTPSRLQPRQAARVQTGAPMPTLADAVLPLRWTDGGQNRVRVLRGVRSGAYVRRTGDDVQPGDVAVRAGTIIGPAQVGLLAAVGRDRVLVHPRPRLSVMCVGGELVDVSRTPGTGQVYDVNSYALAAAGRDAGAEVNRVGIISTDPGELRETVEGQVNRNEIVVIAGAVGGAAAESVRTVLAELGEMEVARIAMHPGSVQGFGQLGRDRVPVFLLPANPVSALVVFEVMVRPLIRLSLGKRQPMRRVVQARTLSPISSVAGRTGYLRGQLMRDQDSGEYLVQALGGTPGASTHLLATLAEANCLVVVPSEAEQIRTGETVDVAFLAQRG, encoded by the coding sequence GTGCGTTCGGTGGAGGAGCAGCAGGCCAGGGTGGCCGCCGCCGCGGTGGCGCCTCGGCCGGTGCGGGTGGCCATAGCCGAAGCGCAGGGGCTGATGTGCGCGGAAGAGGTCGTGACCGAGCGGCCGATGCCGGGATTCGACCAGGCTGCCATCGACGGGTACGCGGTGCGCAGCGTCGACGTGCTCGGTGTGAGCGACGACGGCGACGCGGACGAGGGCAGCAACGGTGAGATCAGCCTGCCGGTGATGGGTTCGATCGAGGCGGGGGCGCGGACTCCCAGCCGGCTGCAGCCGCGGCAGGCGGCCCGGGTGCAGACCGGTGCGCCGATGCCGACGCTCGCCGACGCCGTGTTGCCGCTGCGGTGGACCGATGGCGGGCAGAACCGCGTGCGGGTGCTGCGCGGTGTGCGATCCGGTGCCTACGTGCGGCGTACCGGAGACGATGTGCAGCCCGGTGACGTCGCGGTGCGGGCGGGCACCATCATCGGACCCGCGCAGGTCGGCCTGCTTGCCGCGGTCGGCCGGGACCGGGTGCTGGTACACCCGCGCCCGCGGCTGTCGGTGATGTGCGTCGGCGGTGAGCTCGTCGACGTCTCCCGCACCCCGGGCACCGGACAGGTCTATGACGTCAACTCCTATGCGCTGGCAGCGGCCGGGCGCGATGCCGGAGCCGAGGTCAACCGTGTCGGCATCATCAGCACCGATCCCGGCGAACTACGGGAAACCGTTGAGGGCCAGGTGAATCGGAACGAGATCGTGGTGATCGCCGGTGCGGTCGGCGGGGCCGCGGCGGAGAGTGTGCGGACCGTCCTCGCCGAGTTGGGTGAGATGGAGGTGGCCCGCATCGCCATGCATCCGGGCTCGGTGCAGGGCTTCGGGCAGCTGGGCCGCGATCGGGTGCCCGTGTTCTTGTTGCCCGCCAATCCGGTCAGCGCGTTGGTGGTGTTCGAGGTGATGGTGCGTCCGCTGATCCGGCTGTCGCTGGGTAAACGCCAGCCGATGCGGCGTGTGGTGCAGGCCCGCACGCTGTCGCCGATCAGTTCGGTGGCCGGGCGCACCGGATATCTGCGCGGCCAGTTGATGCGCGATCAGGACAGCGGCGAATACCTCGTGCAGGCCCTCGGGGGTACGCCGGGCGCGTCCACCCACCTGCTGGCCACGCTGGCCGAGGCCAATTGTCTGGTCGTCGTCCCGAGCGAGGCCGAGCAGATCCGCACCGGCGAGACCGTCGATGTGGCTTTCCTGGCTCAGCGCGGCTAG
- a CDS encoding GNAT family N-acetyltransferase, whose product MTIFRSGGIHPGWPDPLGPLRVPAGVVRLRPVRLRDAAVWSRIRLADRYHLEPWEPVSGSDWTVRHAVSSWPAVCSGLRAEARKGRMLPYVIELDGQFAGQLTIGNVTHGALRSAWIGYWVASEKTGGGIATAALALGLDHCFAGVRLHRVEATVRPENAISRAVLARVGFREEGLLRRYLEVDGAWRDHLLVAITVDEMKESAAQALVRAGRASWA is encoded by the coding sequence ATGACCATCTTTCGTTCGGGTGGGATCCACCCAGGTTGGCCCGACCCACTCGGCCCGCTGCGGGTGCCCGCGGGCGTGGTGAGGCTGCGTCCCGTGCGGTTGCGCGACGCTGCGGTGTGGAGCCGGATCAGGCTCGCCGACCGCTACCACCTGGAACCGTGGGAGCCCGTATCGGGATCGGATTGGACTGTGCGCCACGCGGTTTCGTCGTGGCCGGCGGTGTGCTCGGGGCTGCGCGCAGAGGCCAGGAAGGGCCGTATGCTGCCGTACGTGATCGAGCTGGACGGGCAGTTCGCCGGTCAGCTCACCATCGGCAACGTCACGCACGGGGCGCTGCGCTCGGCGTGGATCGGCTACTGGGTGGCCAGTGAGAAGACCGGCGGCGGCATCGCGACCGCGGCGTTGGCGCTGGGCCTGGACCATTGTTTCGCGGGGGTGCGGTTACACCGCGTCGAGGCGACCGTGCGGCCGGAGAACGCGATCAGCCGAGCCGTGCTGGCGCGGGTCGGTTTCCGGGAAGAGGGCCTGCTGCGGCGCTACCTGGAGGTCGACGGCGCCTGGCGCGACCATCTGCTCGTCGCGATCACCGTCGACGAGATGAAGGAATCGGCCGCGCAGGCGTTGGTGCGAGCCGGTCGGGCAAGCTGGGCCTGA
- the sepX gene encoding divisome protein SepX/GlpR: protein MPSIPQSLLWISLVVLWLFVLVPMLISKRDAVRRTSDVALATRVLNGGRNAQRLRRGPAAGHHSDPHWQRSGDHLDEEPDDEFEETTPERSVVVVAAAAEPAEPDYLDVDIVEEDSGALPVSTLQAEEPATDQFEHIELEPEASATAEAETEQLPTDLDEPAAQPDEAAETDDVRVDDAQADGTADEYEYVADSSGLESEPDEDGEDEAEEAPAAASVKESRSRRFESKTAAAVSARKYKFRKRVLAVFAALMVFTAAAAFLLTPSAWWVFGAVATVTVLYLGYLRRQTRIEEQLRRRRAQRMMRSRLGVENTDDHKLDVVPSRLRRPGSVVLDIDDEDPIFEHLDYVPFTREYDLPRAAGQ from the coding sequence ATGCCAAGCATCCCCCAGTCTCTGCTTTGGATTTCTCTCGTCGTCCTCTGGCTCTTCGTGTTGGTTCCGATGTTGATCAGCAAGCGTGACGCGGTCCGTCGCACCAGTGACGTCGCGCTCGCCACGCGGGTTCTCAACGGCGGTCGCAATGCGCAGCGGCTGCGGCGGGGTCCGGCCGCAGGCCACCACAGCGACCCGCACTGGCAACGGTCCGGTGACCACCTCGACGAAGAACCCGACGACGAGTTCGAGGAGACGACGCCGGAGCGGTCGGTGGTGGTCGTTGCCGCGGCGGCCGAGCCCGCCGAGCCCGATTACCTCGACGTCGACATCGTCGAAGAGGATTCCGGCGCGCTGCCCGTCAGCACCCTGCAGGCCGAGGAACCCGCGACCGACCAGTTCGAGCACATCGAGCTCGAACCCGAGGCCAGTGCGACCGCCGAGGCTGAAACCGAACAGCTGCCAACGGATCTCGACGAGCCGGCAGCTCAGCCCGACGAGGCCGCCGAGACCGACGATGTCCGGGTCGACGACGCGCAGGCCGACGGCACCGCCGACGAGTACGAGTACGTAGCCGATTCGTCGGGGCTGGAATCCGAGCCCGACGAGGACGGCGAGGACGAGGCCGAAGAGGCGCCCGCCGCGGCATCGGTGAAAGAGTCGCGCAGCCGCCGGTTCGAATCCAAGACCGCCGCCGCGGTGAGCGCTCGCAAATACAAGTTCCGCAAGCGGGTGCTCGCGGTGTTCGCGGCGCTGATGGTGTTCACGGCAGCCGCGGCATTCCTGCTGACCCCGTCGGCATGGTGGGTCTTTGGCGCCGTCGCCACCGTGACCGTGCTGTACCTGGGCTACCTGCGCCGCCAGACCCGCATCGAGGAACAGCTGCGCCGACGGCGCGCCCAGCGCATGATGCGGTCTCGGCTGGGCGTAGAGAATACCGACGACCACAAGCTCGACGTCGTGCCGTCCCGGTTACGCCGGCCCGGTTCGGTCGTTCTCGACATCGACGACGAAGACCCCATTTTCGAGCATCTGGACTACGTACCGTTCACCCGCGAATACGATCTGCCGCGCGCGGCCGGGCAGTAA
- a CDS encoding MarR family winged helix-turn-helix transcriptional regulator, whose amino-acid sequence MATANQVATTKTPVDELVAFEVATRDLVGVALRSVEQLEVSLPQFRLLLTLSELGRSTSSDCARALGVVGSSVTRLADRLHNSGHLVRGTDPTNRSIVTLELTAQGRKLVKQVSTRRRRELSRVLDTINADERAACAAVLRTLHDHFGDDYAGDLYNPMPL is encoded by the coding sequence ATGGCCACGGCGAATCAGGTTGCGACAACGAAGACACCGGTCGACGAACTCGTCGCATTCGAGGTCGCGACGCGCGACCTGGTGGGCGTGGCACTACGCAGCGTCGAGCAGCTCGAGGTGTCCCTCCCGCAGTTCCGGCTGCTGCTGACACTGTCCGAGCTCGGCCGGTCCACGTCGTCGGACTGCGCCCGCGCGCTCGGTGTCGTCGGCTCGTCCGTCACCCGTCTGGCCGACCGGCTGCACAATTCCGGCCATCTGGTCCGCGGCACGGATCCGACCAACCGCAGCATCGTCACGTTGGAGCTCACCGCCCAGGGCCGCAAACTGGTCAAGCAGGTCAGCACCCGGCGCCGCCGTGAGTTGAGTCGGGTGCTCGACACCATCAACGCCGACGAGCGGGCGGCATGCGCGGCGGTACTGCGCACGCTGCATGATCACTTCGGCGACGACTACGCGGGTGACCTGTACAACCCGATGCCGCTGTAG
- a CDS encoding Fur family transcriptional regulator: MTLWRDELRAAGLRVTQARLAVLTEVGESPHSAVDAIIAGARARIGSLSVQAVYDVVYALTKAGLLRRIEPAGSPARYELDTGDNHHHAVCRECGAIVDVVCDARSAPCLRVHTETGFEFDEAEVTFWGICPECRISNSTTDRRFA, translated from the coding sequence GTGACGCTCTGGCGCGACGAGCTGCGGGCGGCAGGGTTGCGGGTGACCCAGGCCCGGCTCGCGGTGCTCACCGAGGTCGGTGAATCGCCGCATTCCGCCGTCGACGCCATCATCGCCGGGGCCCGCGCCCGCATCGGATCGTTGTCGGTGCAGGCGGTCTATGACGTGGTGTACGCCCTCACCAAGGCGGGTCTGCTGCGCCGGATCGAACCAGCGGGATCACCGGCGCGCTACGAACTCGACACCGGCGACAACCACCACCACGCGGTATGCCGTGAATGCGGTGCCATCGTCGACGTCGTCTGCGACGCCAGGAGCGCGCCGTGCCTGCGCGTCCACACCGAGACGGGCTTCGAGTTCGACGAAGCCGAAGTGACCTTTTGGGGCATCTGTCCCGAATGTCGAATCAGCAACAGCACCACCGATCGGAGATTCGCATGA
- a CDS encoding catalase, with product MTATESAGSTTGTGAPAASDRNSLSVGSNGPIVLHDVHFLEQMAHFNRERVPERSPHAKGSGAFGVLKVTEDVSQYTKAAVFQKGTDTDLLVRFSTVAGEQGSPDTWRDVRGYAMKFYTSEGNYDIVGNNTPVFFLRDPIKFPHFIRSQKRLPDSGLRSAQMQWDFWTLNPESAHQVTYLMGRRGLPRTWRHMNGYGSHTYLWVNAGGEKFWVKYHFHTHQGVEFLTNDEAAALAGTDADFHRRDLFDAIARGDHPSWRLSVQVMPYAEAADYRFNPFDLTKVWPHADYPLIPVGIYTLNRNPENFFAQIEQAAFSPGNTVPGTGLSPDKMLLGRAFAYADAQRNRIGTNFHQLPVNQPREGVPVNTYLFDGQMTYHHSGAAAVYAPNSIGRPWADATGPAEDGWEADGELLRAAYALHTEDDDFGQAGTLVRNVWDDAQRDAAVAQVTGALATVTGEVLDRALQYWRNIDAELGARIEKAVRQGR from the coding sequence ATGACCGCAACAGAATCCGCCGGCTCCACCACCGGCACCGGCGCCCCGGCAGCCAGCGATCGCAATTCGCTCAGCGTCGGTTCCAACGGCCCGATCGTGCTGCACGACGTGCACTTCCTGGAGCAGATGGCTCACTTCAATCGGGAGCGGGTGCCTGAGCGCAGCCCGCACGCCAAAGGGTCCGGGGCCTTCGGTGTCCTCAAGGTGACCGAGGACGTCTCGCAGTACACGAAGGCCGCCGTGTTCCAGAAAGGCACCGACACCGATCTTCTCGTGCGGTTCTCCACGGTGGCCGGCGAACAGGGCAGCCCGGACACGTGGCGCGACGTCCGCGGCTACGCGATGAAGTTCTACACGTCCGAGGGCAACTACGACATCGTCGGCAACAACACCCCGGTCTTCTTCCTGCGCGACCCGATCAAGTTCCCGCACTTCATCCGCAGCCAGAAGCGGCTGCCCGATTCCGGGTTGCGCTCGGCCCAGATGCAATGGGACTTCTGGACGCTCAACCCCGAATCCGCCCACCAGGTCACCTATTTGATGGGCCGCCGCGGACTGCCGCGGACCTGGCGGCACATGAACGGCTACGGTTCACACACCTACCTGTGGGTCAACGCCGGGGGCGAGAAGTTCTGGGTCAAGTACCACTTCCACACCCATCAGGGCGTGGAGTTCCTCACCAACGACGAGGCCGCGGCGCTGGCCGGCACCGATGCCGACTTCCACCGCCGGGACCTGTTCGACGCCATCGCCCGCGGCGACCACCCGAGCTGGCGGCTGTCGGTACAGGTGATGCCCTACGCCGAGGCTGCCGACTACCGGTTCAACCCGTTCGACCTGACGAAGGTGTGGCCACATGCCGACTATCCGCTGATCCCGGTGGGCATCTACACGCTCAATCGCAACCCCGAGAACTTCTTCGCCCAGATCGAGCAGGCCGCGTTCTCGCCCGGCAACACCGTGCCCGGTACGGGCCTGTCGCCGGACAAGATGCTGCTCGGCCGGGCGTTCGCCTATGCCGACGCCCAGCGCAACCGGATCGGCACCAATTTCCACCAGCTGCCGGTGAATCAGCCGCGCGAAGGCGTGCCCGTCAACACCTATCTGTTCGACGGACAGATGACCTATCACCACTCTGGCGCGGCAGCGGTGTATGCGCCGAACAGCATCGGGCGGCCGTGGGCGGACGCCACGGGCCCGGCCGAGGACGGCTGGGAAGCCGACGGTGAGCTGTTGCGCGCGGCCTACGCGCTGCACACCGAGGACGACGATTTCGGCCAGGCCGGCACGTTGGTGCGCAACGTCTGGGACGACGCACAACGCGACGCGGCCGTGGCTCAGGTGACCGGCGCACTCGCCACAGTCACCGGCGAGGTGCTCGACCGGGCGCTGCAGTACTGGCGCAACATTGACGCCGAGCTGGGAGCACGCATCGAAAAGGCTGTGCGCCAAGGCCGCTGA
- a CDS encoding potassium transporter Kup, which produces MGQKVTFAVVISALGVVFGDIGTSPIYTLQTLFNPDDPHPVPLNDNNVYGVVSLIFWTVATIVTLTYVMLIMRADNNGEGGIMALITLLQRWGGSAGHRTAMLLAALGIFGAALFFGDSMITPAISVLSAVEGLKVVEPGLGEWVVPITAVIIAALFAVQRHGTAVVGRFFGPVMVVWFVAIGACGVGGIVTHPQILWALSPTYALGFVLGHFHIAFFALAAVVLAVTGAEALYADMGHFGRKAITRGWLSLVLPACTLSYFGQGALLIGDENNVSAPFFLLAPEWARLPIVVLAAAATVIASQAVITGAYSVASQAAQLGYLPRLRIAHTSASTIGQVYVPWINGVLFVGVLTLVFAFRSSAALAYAYGMAVTATITITTTLFLYYARTRWNTPMWLVVFGGGGLLTADLLLFAANLTKIVHGAWLPLLIGVVTFAIMTTWQRGRHIVTAARENVEGSLSEFIDELARSRPPLPRVPGTAVFLNRSGNTAPLAMRSNVEHNHVLHRHVIILSLDTEPIPRVPQAERISVSDLGHSDDGIVHVTARFGYMERPNVPATLRKLDPSLTEGPVDIADASYFLSKIDLVAGDAPTMAQWRKRLFIATSYITADAAAYFKLPLDRTVIIGSRIEV; this is translated from the coding sequence ATGGGGCAGAAAGTCACGTTCGCGGTCGTGATCTCGGCGCTCGGTGTGGTCTTCGGCGACATCGGCACCAGCCCCATCTACACCCTGCAGACGCTGTTCAATCCGGATGATCCGCACCCCGTTCCGCTCAACGACAACAATGTCTACGGCGTGGTGTCGCTGATCTTCTGGACCGTCGCGACCATCGTCACCCTGACCTACGTCATGCTCATCATGCGCGCCGACAACAACGGCGAGGGCGGCATCATGGCGCTGATCACCCTGCTGCAGCGGTGGGGCGGCTCGGCGGGACACCGCACCGCGATGCTGCTGGCCGCTCTCGGAATCTTCGGTGCCGCACTGTTTTTCGGTGACAGCATGATCACCCCGGCCATCTCGGTACTCTCGGCGGTCGAGGGCCTCAAGGTCGTCGAACCCGGGCTGGGGGAGTGGGTGGTGCCGATCACCGCGGTGATCATCGCGGCGCTGTTCGCGGTGCAGCGGCATGGCACAGCCGTCGTCGGCCGGTTCTTCGGACCGGTCATGGTCGTGTGGTTCGTCGCGATCGGGGCATGTGGTGTGGGCGGGATCGTCACCCACCCGCAGATCCTGTGGGCGCTGTCGCCCACCTACGCGCTGGGATTTGTTCTGGGCCACTTCCACATCGCGTTCTTCGCCCTCGCGGCCGTCGTGCTCGCCGTCACCGGCGCCGAGGCGCTGTACGCCGACATGGGCCACTTTGGCCGCAAGGCCATCACCCGGGGCTGGCTGTCGCTGGTGCTGCCGGCATGCACCTTGAGTTATTTCGGGCAGGGGGCGCTGCTGATCGGTGACGAGAACAACGTCAGCGCACCGTTTTTCCTCCTCGCCCCCGAGTGGGCCAGGCTGCCGATCGTCGTGCTGGCCGCGGCGGCGACCGTCATCGCGTCGCAGGCCGTGATCACCGGGGCCTATTCGGTGGCCTCACAGGCGGCGCAACTGGGTTATCTGCCGCGGCTGCGCATCGCGCACACGTCGGCCTCCACCATCGGCCAGGTCTACGTGCCGTGGATCAACGGCGTGCTGTTCGTGGGCGTGCTGACACTGGTGTTCGCATTCCGCAGCTCCGCAGCGCTGGCGTATGCCTACGGTATGGCCGTCACCGCGACCATCACGATCACCACCACGCTGTTCCTCTATTACGCCCGCACCCGCTGGAACACGCCGATGTGGCTCGTGGTGTTCGGCGGTGGTGGACTCCTCACAGCGGATCTGCTGCTGTTCGCGGCCAACCTGACCAAGATCGTGCACGGCGCCTGGCTGCCGTTGCTGATCGGCGTGGTGACGTTCGCGATCATGACCACCTGGCAGCGCGGCCGTCACATCGTCACCGCAGCCCGGGAGAACGTCGAGGGGTCGCTCTCGGAGTTCATCGATGAATTGGCACGGAGTCGTCCCCCGTTGCCGCGGGTACCCGGCACTGCGGTGTTCCTCAACCGCAGCGGCAACACCGCGCCGTTGGCCATGCGCTCCAACGTCGAACACAACCACGTGCTGCACCGGCACGTCATCATCCTGTCGCTGGACACCGAACCCATCCCGCGCGTACCGCAGGCCGAGCGCATCTCGGTCAGCGACCTGGGCCACAGCGACGACGGCATCGTGCACGTGACGGCGCGGTTCGGCTATATGGAACGGCCCAACGTGCCGGCCACGCTGCGCAAGCTCGACCCGTCACTGACCGAGGGGCCCGTCGATATCGCCGATGCGTCGTACTTCCTGTCCAAGATCGATCTGGTGGCAGGAGACGCACCCACCATGGCGCAATGGCGTAAACGGCTGTTCATCGCCACCTCCTACATCACCGCTGATGCCGCGGCCTACTTCAAACTTCCGCTCGACCGCACGGTGATCATCGGCTCACGCATCGAGGTGTGA